In Chthoniobacterales bacterium, the DNA window CTTCCTTGCTGGCGTAATAGGCTTTGATCTCCGCCATCGAGAGTTTGCCGTCCTTGTTCGTGTCCGCTTTCTGCATGAGCTCTTTCGCCATTCCCTTCTTCCGGCCGTAGGCCAGCGCCTCATCCATGGTGACAACGCCATCCGCATTCGCGTCGCGCACGCGAAAATCCTCGGCCTGGCCCGACCCCTTGATCACCATCCACTCTTCCCGCGTAACTTTCCCATCCTTGTTCTTGTCGCGGGGCCCAAAAATTTGCTGGACGAGAAAGGCATTCGCTTCATCGAGGGAAATCATTCCGTCGTGGTTTCGATCTGCCTGGTCAAAGCGATCCGGCGTTTTGGCGGTGGCGAAAGCCAGAGGCAGGGCGGCGACTGCGATTAGGAGAAGAGATTTGGTTTTCATGGTGTTTGGAAGTGCGGACAACTCAATGGTTGTATTCGCCGCCAGGCGCCTGCGCAAGAATTTGTGGGCTACGACCAAGGTCCGATTGGCGAACGTGCCCCGGCTCATTTATCGATCAGCCTGGAGGACGGACAACATGGAGTCCGGCTGACAAGCAAGAGCCATCATGAAAAAGGTGCTGGAGCCAATTGATCGCATATCCGAAGTCCTTTTTGGCCTGATCATGGTTCTCACGTTCACGGGGACACTGAGCGTCGCCGAGGCGGGGCGCGACGATGTCCGCACCATGCTCATCGGCGCTCTGGGATGTAATTTCGCCTGGGGAATCATTGATGGGATTCTTTACCTGATGGGCTGCCTCGCGGAACGAGGGCGCGGATTGCTCGCGCTTCGGGCGGCGCGTGACACCACCGATCCGGAAGAAGCGCGCCGCCTTGTCGCTAACGCCCTGCCACCGGCCATCGCGTCCATCACGGAACGCGCCGAACTCGAAATGATCATCGGGCGCCTGCGCGAGCTGCCCGAGCCGCCTGCTTACGCGCATTTGAAGCGGGATGATTGGCTGGGTGGTCTCGGTGTTTTTCTTCTCGTGTTCCTGTGCACGTTCCCAGTGGTGGTTCCGTTCCTTTTCATGCATAACGCCGGGCCAGCCCTGCGCGTCTCCAATGCCATCGCGGTCGTGATGTTGTTCCTGACGGAGTACTTTTTCGGACGACTGAGCGGGCATCGCCCGTGGCTTTTCGGCATTTCGATGGTGTTCCTGGGGCTGATTCTTGTCGGGATGACCATCGCGCTTGGGGGCTAGAGCGATGCGATTTGTCGCCTTGCTCGCGATTGCCGTTGCCGTTGCCGGAAACGTGGGCGCCGAGGACGCAAAGAATTTGATCCCTGAAGTCAAAAAGGAAGCGGACGAGAAAGACTGGAGCTTTTCCCTCTCGGCCGCCACCTACGTCGTGCCCGACTTCCGGGAATATGTGCAGCCGACTTTCACTGCAGATCGTCACTGGCTCCATCTCGAGGCCCGATACAACTACGAGAATCTCGACACGGGCTCGCTGTGGCTCGGTTACAATTTCGGCGGCGGCGAGAAACTCGAATGGGAATTTACGCCGATGCTGGGTGGCGTGTTCGGCGACACGACCGGAATCGCGCCCGGCTACAGGTTGTCGTTGAGCTATTGGAAGCTCGAGTTTTCCAGCGAAGGCGAGTTTGTCTTCGACACGCGCGACTCACAAGGAAGCTTTCTCTATTTCTGGTCGGAGCTGAGCATCGCTCCCGTGGAATGGTTTCGGTTTGGCCTGGTCGGCCAGCGCACCCGGGCTTACCAGACCGACGTCGATATCCAGCGCGGGATCCTGGTCGGTTTTTCCCACAAGGAGGTGGATGTCACGACCTACGTCTTCAACCTCGACCACGGTAAACCAACCTGGGTGTTCGCCGTGAGTCTGAGTTTCTGAGTGTCGACACCGGATTCAACCTCAACAATCGAGAACGCGCTCGACGGTCTGCCCCGCGGTCTGCAGGCTGAGACCGGGTGGTAATGGCGACGAACAGCTCCAAATTGCGATTGCTTGCTCCCGTGTCCGGTCCGATCTGGCCGCTGGAGCGAATTCCCGATCCGGTCTTCGCCCAGAAAATGGTTGGGGACGGGCTCTCGATTGATCCCACGGACGCGACCCTCCTCGCTCCATGCGACGGCGAAGTT includes these proteins:
- a CDS encoding VIT1/CCC1 transporter family protein, which translates into the protein MKKVLEPIDRISEVLFGLIMVLTFTGTLSVAEAGRDDVRTMLIGALGCNFAWGIIDGILYLMGCLAERGRGLLALRAARDTTDPEEARRLVANALPPAIASITERAELEMIIGRLRELPEPPAYAHLKRDDWLGGLGVFLLVFLCTFPVVVPFLFMHNAGPALRVSNAIAVVMLFLTEYFFGRLSGHRPWLFGISMVFLGLILVGMTIALGG
- a CDS encoding EF-hand domain-containing protein gives rise to the protein MKTKSLLLIAVAALPLAFATAKTPDRFDQADRNHDGMISLDEANAFLVQQIFGPRDKNKDGKVTREEWMVIKGSGQAEDFRVRDANADGVVTMDEALAYGRKKGMAKELMQKADTNKDGKLSMAEIKAYYASKEGPVR